ACCAGCAGtgctctgctgccaggacaCTGCTCACTCCTgtgtgctgggcagcagctgcttaATTAGCATGGCTGGAAATGAACAGGAGTGCAGACAAATTCCAGACTAGAGAGGTAAAAGCTCCTGTTTTTCTTTGGAAGCTGAGGCACTTCTCAAGTTCAGGAGCAAGGAGTGGGCAGGAGTCACAGGTTTGTTGCAGTGTGGTCAGTTGCTGTTAAATCCTGTGGTGTCTCTGCCAGATAAGAACCTCAGGATctggagcaggacagggcagcTTTGGTTGGGTGCTTTGCCTTTTGGAAGGAGCTTTGTGCAGCACAGGGAAGGTTTCAGGTTCTGGTGGTGGAGTTGGGGTGTCTGAGAGTGGCACCTGGGTGgctctggggctgtgctggcacacTTTGGGGTTGTCCCCTTCCCAAGCCCCAAACCTCAGCTGTTCCTGGTggatctcctcctcctcctctcccctggtctgggctgggaagcactgggatTATGGTGCTACAGCACAACACTGGAGCTGTTTGatgggaaggaaaatgtttcctctttctttcttgttcttttctgcCCCTGAAGCTGTGGTAATGTCAACTGGGCCAGGAGGTCAGAGTGCAACATGTGCAACACTCCCAAGTATGCCAAGCTGGAGGAAAGGACTGGTAAGATTTGCAGTTTTAAGCAAgttttgaagtctcagctctcCAGGGTGCTGAGGTGTCTGATACAAACTGCAGCATTACCTGCAGGGCTTGGTCCAGGTGATCCCTGAGCTCCCTTCCaccctgacattctgtgaagATGTCAGCAGCTTGAAAATGCTCAGATTACTGTAAAGAAAGCTGCTTCTCTGTGAGCCACACTGCAGGGAttgttttcacagcagaaatagCAGAGCTGGGTGATATTTACATGTGCAGaaacctgcagctcctggtgtgTGAAGTCTGTGCTGGTTTCCTGTGGGAAGGGAGGGATATTCAGCTCAGTCTGCCTCCCTGTGTGGGCACTTTTGGGAAGGGGTTCTGCAGTGTTCCATTACCCTCCCAAAGCTGTAGGGTGGGTGTAGTGTCAGCCCCAGGAGGGGTGTGTGGTGGGTGTTAGCTCTGCACCAGCCTGGAGGTTTGCTCACACTGAGGTGCTTTGAGTTCCTCCTGCATTCCCAGTGGTAACAGGAGCAGGGACATCCCCACAGCACgggcagggctgctctgctgccctgcagagAGGGTCAGGCACTGCAGAAAAAGTGTGACAAGAGCAGTGTGGAGAAGGGCACAGAGCTGGtaattcaaaaagaaaaagatttttttaatattctttgcTATTGTCAGAATATTAATGAGCAGTGTGTTCCTTTATCTCAAATAATACCTCGtatgattaaatatttttaaatagtgacTATTTTTTGAATACTCTGTGGTTTTTCCCAGGGGTGGTGTCCCTCAGAGGCAGCACACCCAGCCTGCTGCACACACGTGCAGTGAGTGACAAAGCTGCAGCTCAGATGAGCAGCTGGAGCTCCCCACTCACCTtgcagaaaggaacagaaaggtTCTGAGggcagctcaggagctgcaggattcagggcagccctgggattCTTCATTCCTGGGGGATCCCTGGGTGGTTGGTGTGTCTGAACCCACACATCAGCCAGGGGGGTGGGAACAGCCTCTGGAGATGGTAATTACACTCGTTATGACTTCTGTCTGTCAGTCCACGCTGATGGAAGCTCTGTgaaagctggagctgagctttGTGCTTCCTAACttggtggttttgttctgttttgttctgttttgttctgttttgttctgttttgccCCTGTCCCAAGGCTACGGGGGAGGATTCAACGAGAGGGAGAACGTTGAGTACATCGAGCGGGAGGAGTCGGACGGGGAGTACGATGAGGTGAGGAGGGGCACAGGGatcctggggagggagggagggaggggggctGCTTTTAGGGAATGTCTGTGTGGAAAGGGAAGAGCACTGGTCAGGAATAGGCTGTGATGGGTCTGTCTGTCCAGTGCTCCAGTGTGGAAGTTTGGAGCTGAAAGCAAATCCGTCTGTTTCGTCTTCCGGGGGTTAAAAGCTGAGTTCAGATTAAACTGGGACAGGCTAAGTTCATTAAACTTCTTAGGGAGTTGGTTTTAAGGTCATGGGCGTTGTTTCCAGCCAGATGGTCAGCATTGTTTTGTAAAGATATCCCCCAAACACAAATGTAAAATACTCTTTCCTGTTAGATTTCTGTAAATCTCATCAGTGGGCACTGGTGGTATCGAGCACAGACGTCTCCACAGAAAGTTTCCTGTTGCTGACTGACATCTCCTGATTCTTCTTACTTTCAGCAGTACCTTACTTAAAACTGAtggatatttattttctcatgtaGTTCAAAAATAAGCAGGAAATGACTTTTGGTTAAGTTGTATTCTAATGGAATAAAATTTCCTAGTTTGGACGCAAAAAGAAGAAGTACAGAGGGAAGCCAGTTGGTCCTGCCTCTATCCTGAAGGAGGTAGAAGATAAGGAATCTGAAGGggaagatgaggaggatgaggatgaagatCTCTCCAAGTATAAATTGGATGAGGTAACATGCTTTggctgtgttctttttttccctatcaaTTTTTAAGTTCTTGCTATGTTGGtgttcagcagcagtggggaagtTGGGGCTGTGGCTTGGGCTgccttgcagcagctgagaggaGGAGCCACCAGAGTGAtggtgcctgcagctgctgcagagcatctcCACATCCTCTGGTTTATTCTGAGATGTTCAAACCTGCAATTTTTTTGAAGCCATAAGAAATTGAAAGCTTATCTGAGACCAGAACCAAAAAATGAGACCTTTATTTGGAACCTTTAAGTATGGTTACCCCATAATGGTATGTGGCTGAAGCCAGATCAGATTTATGTTtcataaaatattgatttttcttcatcttccttcAAATATGTGATCATCACACCGATTTGTCCACATCTTGGGACAGCATCTTGCAGAGAGGTGCACGTGTGCTTATTTTTAACACAGCAGTCACCACACCCTGCACGTGAAGCATTCCTCTGCAGAATTATGCCATGGTTATAGATTTTTGAGTCAGAAAATTCTTCCAGGCATTCATTTCAATTAATTGTTGAAAATCAATATCTCTGCTTTCATTAACTGCATTAAGTGCAGGTAATAAATTAATTGAACgcataaaataaatcaaatatcAGAAAATGGGACttcaggtggggttttttttgcaggctTTTAAAGAGTTTGCCTTGAAATGGCAATTTTAGGTcgctttttaaatatttgggtCTCACTCAATGCACTAGCAGCACTTTCAAAGGCTGCAAAAAAGCACGGAATAAAAAATAGAAGCACCGAAGGAAAGaatcaaataatttcttaagtattttttgtgaatccatgtttgtttgtttgctttttctcaggatgaggatgaagatgatGCAGACCTTTCAAAATACAACCTGGATGCCAGTGAGGAGGAGGACagtaacaagaaaaagaaacccagcagGCGCAGCCGCTCCAAGTCCCGATCCTCCCACTCCCGATCTTCATCGCGCTCATCCTCTCACTCAAGCTCAAGGTCTAGGTCCAGGTAAACGGGTACAGGTCAAGGGTAACTCCAGGCAAAATGTCAGTATCTAACttcttcatttacttttttgtttttttccttgattgcCTTATGGGTTTAGCTGAATGATGTTCATGGTTTCCTGTAGAGCACTTGCAGGGGTGGGTGATGTCTTGTCCTGAGCCGCTGCGGATCCTCAGGGGGAGGCTTCCTGCCTTGTCTTGTTTGGTTTAGTAAACCTAAGCTGATGGTTCAGCctttcaaataaatataaaattaagttattttcaGTAGTATTTTTAGCCTCGTGTGGGGTAGAGCTGTTGGACAGAGAAGCAGGTGTTGCTGAGGTGGCAGTGATGGTGCAGTCCAGACAGACTGGGTGCAAGGATAGGATGGAAGAGAGCCTGGAAAGAGACAAGAAACTTGAACTGAGTTTGATGGCaacaaacaaaacttttcaGTACAGTGGCAGTGTTGTCAGAATAAAACTAAAAGTTTATGTTGATCCTGGGATCATAAAAAAAGTCTCCTTGGTAGATTGAACATATCTCATAATTACTTAAATGCAATAATGTGAtgt
The genomic region above belongs to Heliangelus exortis chromosome 8, bHelExo1.hap1, whole genome shotgun sequence and contains:
- the ZRANB2 gene encoding zinc finger Ran-binding domain-containing protein 2 isoform X2, which codes for MTEAKMMKAGGTEIGKTLAEKSRGLFSANDWQCKTCGNVNWARRSECNMCNTPKYAKLEERTGYGGGFNERENVEYIEREESDGEYDEFGRKKKKYRGKPVGPASILKEVEDKESEGEDEEDEDEDLSKYKLDEDEDEDDADLSKYNLDASEEEDSNKKKKPSRRSRSKSRSSHSRSSSRSSSHSSSRSRSRSHSRSSSSSRSRSRSSSREQSRSRGSKSRSSSRSYRGSSTPRKRSYSSSRSSSSPERSKKRSRSRSSSPSDRKKRRSRSRSPERRRRSSSGSSHSGSRTSSKKK